Within the Pseudomonadota bacterium genome, the region GCCCTGCTGCGTTATTTCAATCCGGTGGGAGCCCATGAAAGTGGCCGCATTGGCGAAGACCCCAACGGCATCCCCAACAACCTGCTGCCCTTCATTTCCCAGGTGGCAGTGGGCAAGCTACAGAAACTGGCGGTTTTCGGCAACGACTATCCGACTTCGGACGGCACCGGCGTCCGGGACTATATCCACGTGGTGGACCTGGCCATCGGTCATTTGCGGGCCCTGGAAAAGCTATCCGCAAACCCTGGAATTTTCACCTGCAACCTGGGTACCGGCCAAGGGTACAGCGTTCTGGAAATGATTCACGCCTTTGAGAAATCTTCCGGACAAAAAGTACCCTATGAAATCGTCGGCCGCCGGGCCGGCGATATTGCCACCTGCTATGCCGACCCCTCTCTGGCCAGGAACGAACTGGGCTGGACCGCGCAGCGGGGAATTGAGGCCATGACCGCCGATGCCTGGCGCTGGCAGGAAGGGAACCCGGACGGCTATGCCTGACGACCAGCAAAAAAAGGAACTGAAAAATATTTTTTCAGCTTTTACGGTTCCGGCAGCAAATGAATGGGTTGAAACTCTGCTGCAAAGCAAAAATTTCCGGTTGGAGCGCATCGTCTCTCACGGCCATGCCTCAGATAAAAATTTCTGGTATGACCAGGATCATTCCGAATGGGTTATTCTTCTTTCCGGCGGCGGCCGGCTGGTTTTTGCCGATCAGAACGAAGAAATCGAACTTCGTCCCGGAGATTATCTCAACATTCCCGCCCACCGGAAACACCGGGTTGTCTGGACCGAGCCCGATCAGCCGTCAATCTGGCTGACCATCCATTATGAACCCTTAGAACATAACGGAACGTCGCCAATGGAAAACAGCAAAACCGTCGATTATGCCCTGTTACATGCTTTCATGGACAGTCTCAAAGATCCCTTTCTGTTCGTGGATACGAATCATATCATCCGCTATATGAACAAAACCGCCCGCAACCATTTCAAAGATGGGGCCAATCTTTTGAACCGCTCGCTGCTTGACTGTCACAATAAGCATTCAAGGAAAATTATCATCGAGAATCTGGAAGCTTTTAAAAACGGTGAAGACGAAAGACTGATTCACAATACTGAAAAAAAACGACTTTTCATGCGGGCGGTACGTGATGGTAACGGTCAACTTATAGGTTACTATGAACGCTATGAACCACCACAACCGGGAATCCGGCTGGGGGAAATTTCAATCTTGAAAAACAAAGAATCTCAACTTTCTGAGTTGCTCTAAAAACAGCTGCAAGAAATCTCCAGGGGATGTTCCGGCATGGCTCTCGCTCATTCTCGCCGGCCGTCCATGGCTATGGGGGACACCGCTAAAGCAATGTCCCCGGGCGTCCGCCGCGAATCACATCGTGTGATTCGTTCGGCGGCCAATACCGCCTGCCTGTCGGCAGACAGGCTATGAGCCAAGCCCGAACATCCGGCAATATGTCCTTGGCAATGCAAGTCAGAAAGTTGAGAAAGAATAAAATGATTAACCGGAGGTTGGAATGTTAAGGCATCTTATTTTCTTGAAATTCAAGCCAGAAGTGACGGATGCGGAAATCAATGCCATCGAGAAGGGTCTGGCGGCATTGCCGGCGGCAATTCCTGAAATACAAAGTTTTGAATTCGGCCGGGATATCATCCATTCTGATCGGTCCTTTGATTTCGCCCTGGTTTCCACTTTTGCCGATCCTGAAGCTTTAAAACGCTACCAGCTGTATCCGGCACACCAGGAGGTACTGGTTCTGGTCAAGGCTGCCTGCAACCAGATTGCCACAGTTGATTTCCAGGTATAAATTGTCATTCCATTTGTTTATGAGCTCCTGAACCATGTTTCTCCCCACCACCACCGCTGAGCTGCATTCACTCGGCTGGTCCAGCCTGGATATTATCCTGATTACCGGCGACACTTATCTTGACAGTCCCTTTATCGGCACCGCCCTGATCGGCAAAGTACTGGCTGCGGCCGGATTCAAAGTCGGCATTATTGCCCAACCGGCCATTAATTCTGACGTTGACATCACCAGGCTGGGAGAACCTGAACTTTTCTGGGGTGTCTCAGGTGGCAGTTTTGATTCCATGGTCGCAAATTATACAGCCAGTGGCAAACACCGACACCGGGATGATCTGACCCCGGGAGGCCGTAACCATCGCCGCCCGGACCGGGCAGTTATTGTTTACACCAACCTCATTCGCCGTTACTTCAAACAAACCCGACCCATTGTTCTCGGTGGAATTGAAGCCAGCCTCCGGCGCCTTGCCCACTATGATTTCTGGTCCCACAGTATCCGCCGCTCGGTATTATTCGACGCCAAGGCTGATTACCTCATGTACGGGATGGGGGAAAATTCCATGGTTAAGCTGGCCCACCGGCTACAGGAACAAAAACCGGCGGAAGATATCCGCGGGCTTTGTTATCGCGGCAAAGAACCACCGGCAGAGTATCTTGAGCTGCCGGGCTACGACATGGTTAAGGATGATCGACAAAAATTCAGCGAGATGTTCCAACTCTTCTACCGCAATCAGGATCCAGTCTCGGCCCGGGGCTTTTATCAACGTCATGGTGACCGTTACCTGATTCATAATCCACCGGCGTTTTACCTCAACCAGGCTGAACTTGACCGGGTGTATGCTCTTGATTTTGAACGCCGCGTCCACCCCTATTACCAGACATCAGGTAAAGTACGGGCCATGGATACCATTCAGTTTTCCCTGGCCAGCCACCGTGGCTGCTACGGCGCCTGTAATTTTTGTGCTATTGCCGTTCATCAGGGACAGACAGTCCGCTGGCGCAGTGAAGACTCCATCATCGCCGAAGCCCGGCAACTGAGCCAGCATCCTGATTTCAAGGGCATTATTTCTGATGTCGGTGGCCCGACGGCCGACATGTACGGTTTTGAATGCGAGAAAAAAATCAGCCGGGGCATCTGTCCCGACAAGCGCTGCCTCTTCCCCAAGGTCTGCGACCACCTTCCGGTTCAACATCTAAGCCAGGGCCGCCTGTTGAAAAAGCTGCGACAACTGCCGGGAGTAAAAAAAGTCTTTGTGGCTTCGGGAATTCGCTACGACCTGGTACTGGCCGACCAAAAATACGGCGACCGCTACCTGAAAGAACTAGTCCAGCATCATGTCTCCGGACAGTTAAAGGTTGCCCCGGAACACAGTGAACCTGAAATCCTGGAGAAAATGGGCAAACCGACGATTGACCTGCTGCTGGAATTCAAAGATCGTTTTTACCGGTTTACCCGAGAAGCCGGCAAAAAACAGTTCCTAACCTATTACCTGATCGCGGCGCACCCGGGTTGCACCATGGACCACATGCTGAAACTGCGGCAATTCGTCAGCCAACAACTGAAAGTCAGACCGGAACAGATACAGATTTTCACCCCGACACCCTCCACCTATTCCAGCCTCATGTACTGGACCGGAACCGACCCATTTACCGGCGAAGCACTTTTTGTCGAAAAAAATCCCCGGGCAAAAGAAAAACAGAAAATGGTGCTGCTGCCAAAACCCCAGAAAAAAACTTATTGATTGTTTCGGCCATTATCGGTAAAATCGATAATATTCAATCACTCCAAAAAAAATCCAAAAATGAATGCAACCACGAAGAGCACGAAAGACACGAAGAAAAGTAATTTTTTCAGTCCTTCGTGATCTTCGTGTGCTTCGTGGTAACAATAAAATTTTCAACATATTTTACCTGAGGAATCACGCCATGAAAAAAACACTTCTTTTCCTTTTTGCAATCTTTTTCATCACTATGGCTTACGGAAGCACTGCCGTCGCCGCGGCCCAAAACCCGCAAGTGGTTTTTTCCACCACCAAGGGAGATATGGTCATCGAACTCTATGCCGACAAGGCACCCATCTCGGTTAAAAATTTCCTCGCCTATG harbors:
- a CDS encoding Dabb family protein codes for the protein MLRHLIFLKFKPEVTDAEINAIEKGLAALPAAIPEIQSFEFGRDIIHSDRSFDFALVSTFADPEALKRYQLYPAHQEVLVLVKAACNQIATVDFQV
- a CDS encoding YgiQ family radical SAM protein, yielding MFLPTTTAELHSLGWSSLDIILITGDTYLDSPFIGTALIGKVLAAAGFKVGIIAQPAINSDVDITRLGEPELFWGVSGGSFDSMVANYTASGKHRHRDDLTPGGRNHRRPDRAVIVYTNLIRRYFKQTRPIVLGGIEASLRRLAHYDFWSHSIRRSVLFDAKADYLMYGMGENSMVKLAHRLQEQKPAEDIRGLCYRGKEPPAEYLELPGYDMVKDDRQKFSEMFQLFYRNQDPVSARGFYQRHGDRYLIHNPPAFYLNQAELDRVYALDFERRVHPYYQTSGKVRAMDTIQFSLASHRGCYGACNFCAIAVHQGQTVRWRSEDSIIAEARQLSQHPDFKGIISDVGGPTADMYGFECEKKISRGICPDKRCLFPKVCDHLPVQHLSQGRLLKKLRQLPGVKKVFVASGIRYDLVLADQKYGDRYLKELVQHHVSGQLKVAPEHSEPEILEKMGKPTIDLLLEFKDRFYRFTREAGKKQFLTYYLIAAHPGCTMDHMLKLRQFVSQQLKVRPEQIQIFTPTPSTYSSLMYWTGTDPFTGEALFVEKNPRAKEKQKMVLLPKPQKKTY
- a CDS encoding cupin domain-containing protein, with protein sequence MPDDQQKKELKNIFSAFTVPAANEWVETLLQSKNFRLERIVSHGHASDKNFWYDQDHSEWVILLSGGGRLVFADQNEEIELRPGDYLNIPAHRKHRVVWTEPDQPSIWLTIHYEPLEHNGTSPMENSKTVDYALLHAFMDSLKDPFLFVDTNHIIRYMNKTARNHFKDGANLLNRSLLDCHNKHSRKIIIENLEAFKNGEDERLIHNTEKKRLFMRAVRDGNGQLIGYYERYEPPQPGIRLGEISILKNKESQLSELL